A region from the Paraburkholderia youngii genome encodes:
- the dapE gene encoding succinyl-diaminopimelate desuccinylase, translating to MSGTLALTEQLIARASVTPDDQHCQRLLIERLAALGFEHETIESNGVTNLWAVKRGVDGTAGKLLAFAGHTDVVPTGPLEQWHSAPFVPTQRDGKLYGRGAADMKASIAGFVVASEEFVAANPRHRGSIAFLITSDEEGPATDGTVKVVEALQERGERMDYCIVGEPTSSERFGDMVKNGRRGSMSGKLIVKGVQGHIAYPHLAKNPVHLLAPALAELVAERWDEGNEYFPPTTWQVSNIHSGAGATNVIPGHADVMFNFRFSTASTVEGLQKRVHAILDKHGLEYDLQWTVSGLPFLTPRGELSSALAQAIKDETGVDTELSTTGGTSDGRFIARICKQVIEFGPLNASIHKIDEHIEVAHIEPLKNVYRRVLEQLIA from the coding sequence ATGTCCGGCACCCTCGCCCTTACCGAACAACTGATCGCGCGCGCGTCCGTGACGCCCGACGACCAGCATTGCCAGCGTCTGTTGATCGAGCGCCTGGCCGCGCTCGGCTTCGAGCACGAGACGATCGAATCCAACGGCGTGACCAACCTGTGGGCCGTCAAGCGCGGCGTCGACGGCACCGCGGGCAAGCTGCTCGCGTTCGCCGGTCACACCGACGTGGTGCCGACCGGCCCGCTCGAACAATGGCACTCGGCGCCGTTCGTGCCGACCCAGCGCGACGGCAAGCTGTACGGCCGCGGCGCGGCGGACATGAAGGCATCGATCGCCGGCTTCGTCGTCGCGAGCGAGGAGTTCGTCGCGGCTAACCCTCGGCACCGCGGCTCGATCGCGTTCCTGATCACGAGCGACGAGGAAGGTCCCGCCACCGACGGCACCGTCAAGGTCGTCGAAGCATTGCAGGAGCGCGGTGAGCGCATGGACTACTGCATCGTGGGCGAGCCGACCTCCAGCGAGCGGTTCGGCGACATGGTCAAGAACGGCCGGCGCGGGTCGATGTCGGGCAAGCTGATCGTCAAAGGCGTGCAAGGCCATATCGCTTATCCGCATCTGGCGAAGAATCCGGTGCACCTGCTCGCGCCCGCGCTCGCCGAACTCGTTGCCGAGCGCTGGGACGAAGGCAACGAATATTTCCCGCCGACCACCTGGCAGGTGTCGAACATCCACAGCGGCGCCGGCGCGACCAACGTGATCCCCGGCCATGCGGACGTGATGTTCAACTTCCGCTTCTCGACCGCGAGCACCGTCGAAGGCCTGCAAAAACGCGTGCACGCGATTCTCGACAAACACGGCCTCGAATACGACCTGCAATGGACCGTGAGCGGCCTGCCGTTTCTCACCCCGCGGGGCGAGCTGTCGAGCGCGCTCGCGCAAGCGATCAAGGACGAGACCGGCGTGGACACTGAACTGTCGACCACCGGCGGCACGTCGGACGGCCGCTTCATCGCGCGCATCTGCAAGCAGGTGATCGAGTTCGGTCCGCTTAACGCGAGCATCCACAAGATCGACGAACATATCGAAGTCGCCCATATCGAGCCGCTGAAGAACGTGTATCGTCGCGTGCTCGAACAACTGATCGCATAA
- a CDS encoding ArsC family reductase produces MARGTKTVVYGIPNCDTVKKARVWLEEHGVEFEFHDFKKAGVTEPLVQDWLKDVKLDALLNRRGTTWRALSDDMKAAAETQPGAIALMIHKPSVIKRPVLVVNGRVKSLGFSADEYAALFA; encoded by the coding sequence ATGGCGCGCGGCACCAAAACCGTCGTCTACGGCATTCCGAACTGCGACACCGTAAAGAAGGCACGTGTGTGGCTCGAAGAGCACGGCGTCGAGTTCGAGTTTCACGACTTCAAGAAGGCCGGCGTGACCGAGCCGCTCGTGCAGGACTGGCTCAAGGACGTCAAGCTCGACGCGCTGCTGAACCGCCGCGGCACGACGTGGCGCGCGCTGTCCGACGACATGAAGGCGGCCGCTGAAACGCAGCCGGGCGCGATCGCGCTGATGATCCACAAGCCGTCGGTGATCAAGCGGCCGGTGCTGGTCGTGAACGGGCGCGTGAAGTCGCTCGGTTTTTCCGCCGACGAGTACGCGGCGTTGTTTGCCTGA